A region of Lycium barbarum isolate Lr01 chromosome 1, ASM1917538v2, whole genome shotgun sequence DNA encodes the following proteins:
- the LOC132606037 gene encoding laccase-4-like translates to MGCLRIVVVLALLWSVLVECRGNTRHYKFNVVMRNITRICSTKSTVTVNGKFPGPTIYAREDDTLLIKVVNQVHYNLTIHWHGVKQIRTCWADGPAYIAQCPIQPGKSYVYNFTVTEQRGTLFWHAHILWLRATIHGAIVILPKLDSPYPFPKPQQEVVIILGEWWKSDVEAVIDEATISGLSPNISDAYTINGLPGPVSTCLSQEGYNFLVEPGKKYLLRIINAALNEELFFKIAGHNLTVVEVDASYVKPFETETILAAPGQTTNVILSANLESGKYLMVTSPYMNSPILVDNKTATATLQYVGTNISSTTFTVPQPKNATAVAIKYMDSLRSLNSKKYPAKVPMKIDHSLFFTISLGLNPCESCYRGFRLVAAINNVTFVMPSVSLLNAHFFNKTGVFTDDFPRNPPYAFDYTGIPPKNLRTMEGTRLYRLDYNSNVQLIMQDTGLLSPENHPMHLHGFNFFVVGRGRGNFDPKEDPKKFNLDDPVERNTINAPSGGWVAIRFKANNPGVWFLHCHLEVHTTWGLKMAFVVDNGNDPNESLLPPPKDLPKC, encoded by the exons ATGGGATGTCTAAGAATTGTGGTGGTTTTGGCCCTCCTGTGGTCAGTGTTGGTAGAATGCAGAGGCAATACCCGTCATTATAAGTTCAAT GTGGTGATGAGAAATATAACAAGAATATGCTCAACTAAGTCTACTGTAACAGTAAATGGAAAATTTCCTGGTCCAACTATTTATGCTAGGGAAGATGATACCCTACTTATAAAGGTCGTCAACCAAGTTCACTATAATCTCACCATCCACTG GCATGGTGTGAAACAAATTCGAACGTGTTGGGCCGATGGGCCGGCTTATATAGCGCAATGTCCAATACAGCCAGGAAAAAGCTATGTATACAATTTTACAGTGACAGAGCAGAGAGGAACACTATTTTGGCATGCACACATACTCTGGCTCAGGGCCACTATCCATGGTGCTATCGTTATCCTCCCTAAGCTTGACTCGCCCTACCCCTTTCCAAAGCCCCAACAAGAAGTTGTCATCATTTTAG GTGAATGGTGGAAATCAGATGTTGAAGCCGTAATTGATGAAGCAACAATATCAGGTTTGTCACCTAATATTTCTGATGCTTACACTATCAATGGCCTTCCTGGTCCTGTCTCTACCTGCTTATCACAAG AAGGATACAATTTCCTAGTGGAGCCAGGCAAGAAGTACCTACTGAGAATCATCAATGCTGCACTGAATGAAGAACTTTTCTTTAAGATCGCTGGCCACAACCTCACTGTGGTAGAAGTAGATGCTTCCTATGTTAAACCCTTTGAAACTGAGACAATATTAGCAGCTCCAGGCCAAACTACAAATGTCATTTTATCAGCTAATCTTGAAAGTGGAAAATACTTGATGGTAACATCACCATACATGAATTCTCCTATCTTAGTCGATAACAAGACTGCTACTGCAACTTTACAATATGTAGGCACAAACATTTCTTCCACCACATTCACTGTGCCACAGCCTAAAAACGCCACAGCTGTCGCGATAAAATATATGGACTCTCTCAGAAGCTTGAATTCGAAAAAGTATCCAGCAAAAGTCCCAATGAAAATTGATCATTCCCTTTTTTTCACCATTAGTCTTGGACTCAACCCTTGTGAATCATGTTACAGAGGATTTCGACTCGTGGCAGCTATAAATAATGTCACATTTGTTATGCCAAGTGTGTCACTACTTAATGCACATTTTTTTAACAAAACTGGAGTGTTTACTGATGATTTTCCTAGAAATCCACCATATGCTTTTGACTATACAGGGATTCCACCAAAAAATTTGAGGACAATGGAAGGGACTAGGCTTTATAGACTTGATTATAATTCTAATGTTCAATTAATAATGCAAGATACAGGATTGTTGAGTCCTGAAAATCATCCTATGCATTTACATGGCTTCAACTTTTTTGTGGTTGGAAGAGGCAGAGGTAATTTTGATCCAAAAGAAGACCCTAAAAAGTTCAACCTTGATGATCCTGTTGAGAGGAACACCATAAATGCCCCTTCTGGTGGTTGGGTTGCTATAAGGTTCAAAGCAAATAATCCTG GGGTTTGGTTTTTACATTGCCATTTGGAGGTGCACACAACGTGGGGACTTAAGATGGCTTTTGTGGTAGATAATGGAAATGATCCTAATGAATCTCTTTTACCTCCTCCCAAAGATCTACCAAAATGTTAA
- the LOC132606030 gene encoding protein NRT1/ PTR FAMILY 8.1-like, producing MGEVFAEDDLYTKDGTVDYRNNPAKRNETGTWKACPFILGNECCERLAYYGMSSNLVLYFKKRLNQHSAAASKNVSNWSGTCYITPLIGAFLADAYLGRYWTIACFSIIYVIGMTLLTLSASVPGLKPSCSGEDVCHPKELQTAVTFVALYLIALGTGGIKPCVSSYGADQFDDADEVEKKHKSSFFNWFYFSINIGALVASSVLVWIQDNVGWGWGFGIPAVAMAIAVVSFFSGTRLYRNQKPGGSPLTRICQVLVASFRKFKVDVPEDKSLLYGTTDAESAITGSRKLDHTKDLGFFDKAAVQTESDHTKGNIDSWRLCTVTQVEELKSIIRLLPIWATGIIFTAVYSQMSTLFVLQGASMDTRVGNSSFKIPPASLSIFDTLSVIFWVPIYDQFIVPVARKITGHKNGLTQLQRMGTGLFISIFAMLSAGILELYRLKYVKRHNYYELDEVPMSIFWQVPQYFLIGCAEVFTFIGQLEFFYDQAPDAMRSLCSALSLTTVALGNYLSSILVTIVMKITTKNGKPGWIPDNLNYGHIDYFYYLLAVLSVLNLGVYLMVAKWYTYKRPVGTLR from the exons ATGGGAGAAGTTTTTGCAGAAGATGATTTGTATACTAAAGATGGTACAGTTGATTACCGCAATAATCCTGCTAAGAGGAATGAAACTGGAACTTGGAAAGCCTGCCCTTTTATCTTAG GAAATGAATGTTGTGAAAGATTGGCATATTATGGGATGAGCTCAAATCTTGTTCTGTATTTCAAGAAAAGGCTTAACCAACATAGTGCTGCTGCTTCAAAGAATGTCTCAAATTGGTCTGGAACATGCTATATCACACCCCTAATTGGGGCATTTCTGGCAGATGCATATCTAGGAAGATACTGGACAATTGCCTGCTTCTCAATCATCTATGTTATT GGGATGACGCTGTTGACATTGTCAGCTTCTGTCCCAGGCCTAAAGCCAAGTTGTTCTGGGGAAGATGTATGTCATCCAAAGGAATTACAAACTGCAGTTACCTTTGTTGCACTTTACCTCATAGCATTGGGTACTGGTGGGATTAAGCCGTGTGTTTCATCTTACGGGGCAGATCAGTTTGATGATGCTGATGAGGTTGAGAAGAAACACAAGTCATCTTTCTTTAATTGGTTCTATTTTTCGATTAATATCGGTGCTCTTGTTGCTTCTTCTGTGCTGGTTTGGATACAAGATAATGTGGGCTGGGGATGGGGTTTTGGAATTCCAGCAGTGGCTATGGCTATTGCTGTAGTAAGCTTCTTTTCTGGTACCCGGTTGTATCGCAACCAAAAACCTGGAGGGAGCCCTTTGACACGGATATGTCAAGTGCTAGTTGCATCTTTCAGAAAATTTAAAGTTGATGTGCCTGAAGACAAGTCTCTCTTGTATGGGACTACAGATGCAGAGTCCGCAATCACTGGGAGTCGCAAGCTTGATCATACAAAAGACCTTGG CTTCTTCGACAAGGCAGCAGTTCAGACAGAATCTGACCATACGAAAGGCAATATAGACTCATGGAGACTGTGCACAGTGACCCAAGTTGAGGAGCTCAAATCCATTATACGATTACTACCTATATGGGCCACGGGGATCATATTTACTGCTGTATATAGTCAAATGAGTACCTTGTTTGTATTGCAAGGAGCATCCATGGACACCCGTGTAGGAAATTCCAGTTTCAAAATTCCACCGGCGTCACTTAGCATTTTCGACACCCTCAGTGTCATATTCTGGGTTCCCATTTATGACCAATTTATTGTCCCGGTTGCTAGGAAGATTACAGGTCACAAGAATGGCTTGACACAGCTACAGAGAATGGGTACAGGCCTCTTCATATCCATCTTTGCTATGCTATCAGCCGGGATTCTGGAGCTCTATCGGCTAAAATATGTGAAAAGACATAACTACTATGAACTGGACGAGGTACCCATGTCAATATTTTGGCAGGTCCCACAATATTTCCTTATAGGTTGTGCAGAAGTTTTCACATTCATTGGTCAGTTGGAGTTTTTTTATGATCAAGCACctgatgccatgagaagtttgtgTTCGGCTTTATCACTGACCACCGTTGCACTTGGGAATTACTTGAGTTCTATTCTTGTGACTATTGTCATGAAAATTACAACCAAAAATGGGAAACCTGGGTGGATACCAGATAACCTGAACTACGGTCACATCGATTACTTCTACTATCTTTTGGCTGTACTAAGTGTACTGAATTTGGGAGTTTATCTCATGGTAGCGAAGTGGTATACTTACAAAAGGCCAGTGGGTACTCTGCGTTGA